Proteins from a single region of Sediminitomix flava:
- a CDS encoding glycosyltransferase, producing MIKVNEGKIPILKAIKLAYLCTTARIRSGYQMNKKSIFLASTQKPINDSRMFEKFALSLSQHFRLSVFGWNAPVPNVPEIEFICLHTTQRLQWYKEFWKSLHTQKPDYIIVHHPELLPVSLAYKIKHPSVCLFYDMQENYFRNFHYQNLYPKGIKTILGIGFRTLEYLSLPFLQKIFCAEKCYPNEIPFIKKKALVLENKYKSLYPSEKDKIKEPLKPKVLKLLLCGTISKVFGAERAIEFVERLNQESTLVQLKIIGKGVEEDLISEIKEKAEKLDYITIEGIDQLVAHQQIINEMKKADAILLPYLPNKSTENCIPTKLYEAMALGIPMLIQKNKLWETIIKKHQAGLMIDFHSTNTQIVNTFLEQSFYPNGIVKEAYWENEEKKLLKVMREIR from the coding sequence ATGATTAAAGTGAATGAAGGAAAAATTCCTATTTTAAAAGCTATCAAACTAGCTTACCTTTGTACAACAGCACGAATTCGATCAGGGTATCAGATGAACAAGAAATCTATTTTTTTAGCTTCTACACAAAAACCTATCAATGATAGTAGAATGTTTGAGAAATTTGCTTTATCGCTCTCTCAACATTTCCGACTAAGCGTTTTTGGATGGAATGCACCTGTCCCTAATGTTCCCGAGATTGAATTTATCTGCCTTCACACCACTCAACGTTTACAATGGTATAAAGAGTTTTGGAAAAGTCTTCACACTCAAAAACCAGACTATATCATCGTTCATCATCCCGAATTATTGCCTGTCTCTCTCGCCTATAAAATCAAGCACCCTAGTGTTTGTTTATTTTATGATATGCAAGAGAATTATTTTCGGAATTTCCATTATCAAAATCTGTATCCCAAAGGCATAAAAACCATACTTGGTATAGGCTTTAGAACTCTGGAATATTTATCACTACCATTTCTTCAAAAAATCTTCTGTGCCGAAAAGTGCTACCCCAATGAAATTCCATTTATAAAAAAGAAAGCGCTCGTTCTTGAAAATAAATACAAGAGTCTCTATCCTTCTGAAAAAGATAAAATCAAAGAACCCTTAAAACCTAAAGTCCTTAAACTGCTTTTGTGTGGTACAATTTCTAAAGTTTTTGGAGCAGAAAGAGCCATTGAATTTGTTGAACGTCTAAACCAAGAATCAACTTTGGTTCAGCTTAAAATAATTGGAAAAGGAGTTGAAGAAGATTTAATTTCTGAGATCAAGGAAAAAGCAGAGAAACTAGATTATATCACAATTGAAGGTATTGACCAACTCGTAGCTCATCAGCAAATTATAAATGAAATGAAAAAAGCTGATGCAATACTTCTTCCTTACCTTCCAAACAAAAGTACGGAAAACTGTATTCCAACGAAGCTCTACGAAGCTATGGCTTTGGGGATTCCTATGTTAATTCAAAAAAATAAACTGTGGGAAACAATCATTAAGAAACACCAGGCAGGACTTATGATCGACTTCCATTCTACTAACACTCAAATCGTTAATACATTTCTGGAACAATCTTTTTACCCCAACGGTATTGTGAAAGAAGCTTATTGGGAAAATGAGGAGAAAAAAT
- a CDS encoding tetratricopeptide repeat protein → MKHLLAILLLTMLGSVDPTKIARINEYKEAAKEAFLASDYNTAIEKYKHLVYTEEVEDAAVLLNLAHAYYKAGQKDSAKPLYEQLSRNNDNMVKSAAYHQLGMMAVEGEKPDLERSIFSFKEALKADPTNEVTRQNYEIVKKMKEEQDQQQQNQQNQDDQNKDEKGDQDEQNKEQENKENSDQDKENEDSDESKEKEESEKENKEQESDKSDDEKDAEEKENQDQEGKESESEKEQQPEQSEEEKAEEEKQQRMQQKQQRMEEIQMSEDQAKMILEALKNKEQQYYQQLKRKSKKPQNSDRPDW, encoded by the coding sequence ATGAAGCACTTACTTGCTATCTTACTTTTGACAATGCTAGGGTCTGTTGATCCTACTAAGATTGCTCGTATTAATGAGTATAAAGAAGCTGCCAAAGAAGCTTTTCTCGCCTCAGATTATAATACTGCCATAGAAAAATACAAACATCTGGTTTACACTGAAGAAGTGGAAGATGCGGCTGTACTTTTAAATTTAGCTCATGCTTATTACAAAGCAGGGCAAAAGGATAGTGCAAAACCGCTTTATGAGCAGTTGAGTAGGAATAATGATAATATGGTGAAGTCGGCGGCTTATCACCAATTGGGAATGATGGCTGTGGAAGGTGAAAAACCAGATCTGGAAAGATCTATTTTTTCATTTAAAGAAGCTTTGAAGGCTGACCCAACGAATGAGGTCACTCGCCAAAATTATGAGATTGTCAAGAAAATGAAGGAGGAGCAAGATCAGCAACAGCAAAATCAGCAGAACCAAGACGATCAAAATAAAGACGAAAAAGGAGACCAAGACGAGCAGAATAAAGAACAGGAGAATAAGGAGAATTCCGATCAGGATAAAGAAAATGAAGACTCAGATGAATCTAAAGAAAAAGAGGAATCTGAGAAAGAGAATAAAGAACAGGAGTCTGATAAGTCTGATGACGAAAAAGACGCCGAAGAGAAGGAAAATCAGGATCAGGAAGGAAAAGAATCTGAAAGCGAAAAAGAGCAACAACCTGAGCAATCTGAAGAGGAAAAAGCGGAAGAAGAAAAACAACAGCGTATGCAGCAAAAGCAGCAGCGTATGGAAGAGATACAGATGTCTGAAGATCAGGCTAAAATGATATTGGAAGCTTTGAAAAATAAAGAGCAACAGTATTATCAGCAATTGAAGCGTAAGTCTAAGAAACCACAAAATTCTGACCGACCAGATTGGTAA